In a single window of the Terriglobus roseus genome:
- a CDS encoding SRPBCC family protein — protein MMKATLALFAGACLLASSAIAQQAAPAVGGAPVAARPGPAPLQTPMPHYVSIPLQIDVNAPVDKVWARVGKYCDLGEWGLPECKILSGDGGFGTVRSVVREILVGKTQYSYTYTQPVREGVKYNLYHGTLEARALTPTTTRLFYTMLYDDSLLADNAARAAEIASRRKRFNGWLANMKTLAEGGKLAPGAVVAIPLPADTPLMVPNPNYVSIPMTIEVNAPVDKVWARVGKYCDIGEWGIPGCTILSGDGDFGTVRSIGNEILVGKTQYSYTYTQPVRVGPAYNMYHGTLEARPLTATTTQLNYTLFFDNSMLADEAAREADLKNRRTRFTKMLDNMKILSEGGTLPPGAVPAPRPAGAAPAAPPR, from the coding sequence ATGATGAAAGCTACCCTTGCTCTCTTTGCCGGCGCATGCCTGCTGGCCTCTTCTGCCATAGCGCAACAAGCGGCTCCGGCTGTAGGCGGAGCGCCGGTTGCAGCCCGGCCGGGCCCGGCTCCACTGCAGACTCCAATGCCGCACTACGTCTCGATTCCTCTGCAGATCGATGTCAACGCGCCTGTCGATAAGGTTTGGGCGCGTGTCGGCAAGTATTGCGACCTGGGGGAGTGGGGCCTGCCGGAATGCAAGATCCTCTCGGGAGACGGAGGCTTCGGTACTGTTCGCTCGGTTGTTCGAGAGATTCTCGTGGGTAAGACGCAGTACAGCTACACCTACACCCAGCCTGTTCGCGAGGGGGTGAAATACAACCTGTACCACGGCACCCTGGAAGCACGCGCGCTGACGCCAACCACCACGCGTTTGTTCTACACGATGCTGTACGACGACAGCCTGCTGGCCGACAATGCTGCCCGCGCTGCGGAGATCGCCAGTCGTCGCAAGCGCTTCAATGGCTGGCTGGCAAACATGAAGACACTTGCCGAGGGCGGCAAGCTGGCACCCGGTGCGGTTGTGGCCATTCCTCTGCCAGCTGATACACCGTTGATGGTTCCGAATCCAAACTACGTATCGATCCCCATGACGATCGAAGTCAACGCGCCGGTCGACAAGGTGTGGGCTCGTGTCGGCAAGTACTGCGACATCGGCGAATGGGGAATTCCTGGCTGCACCATCCTGTCGGGTGATGGCGATTTCGGAACGGTCCGCTCGATTGGGAACGAGATTCTCGTGGGTAAGACGCAGTACAGCTACACGTACACGCAGCCCGTTCGTGTGGGACCGGCGTACAACATGTACCACGGGACCCTGGAGGCGCGGCCGTTGACCGCGACCACCACGCAGTTGAACTACACGCTGTTCTTTGACAACAGCATGCTGGCAGATGAAGCCGCACGGGAGGCCGACCTCAAGAACCGCCGCACGCGCTTCACCAAAATGCTGGACAACATGAAGATCCTGTCCGAAGGCGGAACGCTGCCGCCGGGTGCCGTTCCTGCGCCGAGACCAGCGGGCGCTGCGCCTGCTGCTCCTCCGCGGTAA
- the tuf gene encoding elongation factor Tu, producing MGKEKFDRSKPHVNVGTIGHIDHGKTTLTAAITKVLSKHNPKNSFRSFDTIDNAPEERERGITIATSHVEYETANRHYAHVDCPGHADYIKNMITGAAQMDGAILVVAATDGPMPQTKEHVLLARQVGVPYIVVFLNKCDAVEDAELIDLVEMEVRELLSKYDFPGDDVPVIRGSALGALNGEAQWEAKIDELMQAVDDNVPQPDRLVDLPFLMPIEDIFSISGRGTVVTGRIERGKIKVGEPAQIVGFRDTQNTTVTGVEMFKKQLDEGLAGDNAGLLLRGTAKDDVERGMVLAKPGSITPHTTFKGEIYVLSKEEGGRHTPFFDGYRPQFYFRTTDVTGSAKLPAGTEMVMPGDNIALEITLHTPVAMEKGLRFAIREGGRTVGAGTISEIIK from the coding sequence ATGGGTAAGGAAAAGTTCGACCGGTCCAAGCCGCACGTAAATGTGGGTACGATTGGTCACATCGATCACGGCAAGACGACGCTGACGGCAGCGATCACGAAGGTTTTGTCGAAGCACAACCCGAAGAACTCTTTCCGTTCGTTTGACACGATCGACAACGCACCGGAAGAGCGCGAGCGCGGTATCACGATCGCGACGTCGCACGTTGAGTACGAGACGGCGAACCGTCACTATGCACACGTTGACTGCCCGGGCCACGCCGATTACATCAAGAACATGATCACGGGCGCAGCGCAGATGGACGGCGCGATTCTTGTGGTTGCAGCGACCGACGGCCCGATGCCCCAGACGAAGGAGCACGTTCTGCTCGCTCGCCAGGTTGGCGTGCCGTACATCGTTGTGTTCCTGAACAAGTGCGATGCCGTGGAAGACGCGGAACTGATCGACCTGGTCGAGATGGAAGTTCGCGAGCTGCTCAGCAAGTACGACTTCCCTGGCGATGACGTTCCCGTCATCCGTGGTTCGGCACTGGGTGCACTGAACGGCGAAGCACAGTGGGAAGCGAAGATCGACGAGTTGATGCAGGCAGTCGATGACAACGTTCCCCAGCCCGACCGCCTGGTCGACCTGCCGTTCCTGATGCCGATCGAAGATATCTTCTCGATCTCGGGTCGTGGAACCGTTGTGACCGGCCGTATCGAGCGTGGCAAGATCAAGGTCGGCGAGCCGGCCCAGATCGTTGGCTTCCGCGACACGCAGAACACGACTGTCACCGGCGTGGAGATGTTCAAGAAGCAGCTGGATGAGGGTCTCGCAGGCGACAACGCAGGTCTTCTGCTGCGCGGTACCGCGAAGGACGACGTGGAGCGCGGCATGGTTCTTGCCAAGCCGGGTTCGATCACGCCGCACACCACCTTCAAGGGCGAGATCTACGTCCTGAGCAAGGAAGAAGGCGGCCGTCACACCCCGTTCTTCGACGGCTACCGTCCGCAGTTCTACTTCCGCACCACCGACGTGACCGGATCGGCGAAGCTGCCGGCTGGTACCGAGATGGTGATGCCGGGCGACAACATCGCTCTGGAGATCACGCTGCACACGCCCGTCGCCATGGAAAAGGGCCTTCGCTTCGCCATCCGCGAAGGCGGTCGTACCGTCGGTGCAGGCACCATCTCCGAAATCATCAAGTAA
- a CDS encoding PadR family transcriptional regulator, which produces MTESKLDLLQGTLDLMVLKTLSTMGAQHGYGIARRIEQVSNNEVLLNQGTIYASLIRLQQRGWIDASWGTSDNNRKAKFYTITRTGQKKLETDTEYWLRVSNLITRVLAITPDGGK; this is translated from the coding sequence ATGACTGAATCCAAACTGGATCTTCTACAAGGGACCCTCGATCTGATGGTGCTCAAGACACTCAGCACCATGGGTGCGCAGCACGGCTATGGGATCGCGCGCCGCATCGAGCAGGTGTCAAACAACGAGGTCTTGCTCAACCAGGGAACCATTTATGCGTCGTTGATCCGTCTGCAGCAACGGGGCTGGATTGACGCTTCCTGGGGTACATCGGACAACAATCGCAAGGCGAAGTTCTACACGATCACCCGGACAGGACAGAAGAAGCTCGAGACAGATACGGAATACTGGCTGCGTGTCTCGAACCTGATCACACGTGTTCTCGCGATCACACCGGATGGAGGCAAATAA